The Shewanella mangrovisoli genome has a window encoding:
- a CDS encoding ABC transporter permease, with translation MLRRIWAVVVKELRQLSRDRMTFGMIVMIPLVQLMLFGYAINTDARHLPAGLVNLSDSAYSRALVKAVESTQVVDFKNRYLSAAEADAAITRGEVKAVLYLGADLDERLVRHPAFVGQAYFAEPVGQWLVDGSDTVVASTIRSLRQMPLDEIAGRAVKSNPPSFEVVQYFNPEQRSVVNIVPGLLGVILTMTMVMFTSAAIVREREQGNMEFLITTPVRPLELMLGKITPYVLVGFVQLAIILTAGHLLFAVPIRGGLDSIALAAMLFICASLTLGLVISTIAKTQLQSMQMTVFILLPSILLSGFMFPYEAMPVAAQWIAEALPATHFMRMSRAIVLRDAEVSDLQFDALWMIGFTCLGLLVASLRFSKRLD, from the coding sequence ATGCTACGTAGAATTTGGGCCGTGGTGGTCAAAGAACTCAGGCAGTTATCGCGGGATCGCATGACCTTCGGCATGATAGTGATGATCCCCTTAGTGCAGTTGATGCTGTTTGGTTATGCCATCAACACCGATGCGCGCCATTTGCCCGCAGGTTTAGTGAACTTAAGCGACTCCGCCTATAGCCGCGCCTTGGTTAAGGCGGTAGAATCGACTCAAGTAGTTGATTTTAAAAATCGCTACTTGAGCGCCGCCGAAGCGGATGCGGCCATTACTCGGGGCGAAGTGAAAGCCGTGTTGTATTTAGGCGCCGATCTCGACGAGCGTTTAGTGCGACATCCCGCCTTTGTGGGGCAGGCCTATTTTGCCGAGCCCGTGGGGCAATGGTTGGTGGATGGCTCGGATACCGTGGTCGCCTCTACCATTCGCAGTTTAAGGCAAATGCCATTGGATGAAATTGCGGGGAGGGCGGTTAAATCGAATCCCCCCAGTTTTGAGGTGGTGCAGTATTTTAACCCTGAGCAGCGTTCTGTGGTGAATATCGTTCCCGGCCTCTTAGGGGTGATTTTGACTATGACTATGGTGATGTTTACCTCGGCCGCGATTGTGCGCGAGCGTGAGCAGGGCAATATGGAGTTTTTAATCACCACACCAGTGCGGCCGCTCGAGCTAATGCTAGGTAAAATAACGCCTTATGTATTAGTGGGCTTTGTGCAACTGGCCATTATTCTTACCGCCGGACATTTACTGTTTGCCGTGCCGATTCGCGGCGGTTTGGATTCGATTGCGCTGGCGGCTATGCTGTTTATCTGCGCCAGTTTGACCTTAGGCCTAGTGATTTCAACCATAGCGAAAACCCAGTTGCAGTCGATGCAGATGACGGTGTTTATCCTGCTGCCGTCGATTCTGTTGTCGGGCTTTATGTTCCCCTACGAGGCCATGCCCGTGGCGGCGCAGTGGATTGCCGAGGCGTTACCCGCGACGCACTTTATGCGCATGTCCCGCGCGATTGTGTTGAGGGATGCCGAGGTGAGTGACTTGCAATTTGATGCGCTGTGGATGATTGGCTTTACCTGTTTAGGCCTGCTGGTGGCCAGTCTGCGATTCTCCAAACGTTTGGATTAA
- a CDS encoding TetR/AcrR family transcriptional regulator, with the protein MSLIPSRPRGVVPFATHADTSQAAGRPKGNSDARQRLIAAAVTLFSERSYPTVSTREIAREAEVDAALIRYYFGSKAGLFEQMVRETLEPVIGRLREISSAQAPNDIGELMQTYYRVMAPNPGLPRLIVRVLQEGDGTEAYRIMLSVFEQILSLSRQWVESALVNAGLLKEGLDPNLVRLSFISLMVFPLIAPPVLMRQFGLFSANAADLQRLAQHNMQVFTLGVLREPRSE; encoded by the coding sequence ATGTCGCTCATTCCCAGCCGCCCCCGTGGGGTGGTTCCATTTGCTACCCATGCCGACACCTCCCAGGCGGCAGGCCGCCCTAAGGGCAACTCTGATGCGCGCCAACGGCTGATCGCCGCCGCGGTGACGCTCTTTAGTGAACGCAGTTATCCCACTGTTTCTACCCGTGAAATAGCCCGTGAAGCCGAGGTGGATGCGGCGCTTATCCGCTATTACTTTGGCTCTAAGGCTGGCTTATTCGAGCAGATGGTGCGGGAAACCCTAGAGCCTGTGATTGGGCGTTTACGTGAAATTTCCAGCGCTCAAGCACCCAATGATATAGGTGAACTGATGCAAACCTATTATCGGGTGATGGCACCTAATCCCGGATTACCCCGATTAATAGTACGTGTGTTGCAGGAAGGCGATGGCACCGAGGCCTATCGAATTATGTTGTCGGTGTTTGAGCAAATTCTGTCCCTCTCGCGCCAATGGGTCGAGTCGGCATTAGTGAACGCGGGATTACTCAAAGAAGGCCTCGACCCCAATTTAGTGCGCCTGAGTTTTATCAGTTTGATGGTGTTTCCGCTGATCGCGCCCCCGGTTTTAATGCGTCAGTTTGGCCTGTTTAGTGCCAATGCTGCGGATTTACAACGCTTAGCACAGCACAATATGCAAGTGTTTACCCTGGGCGTATTACGTGAACCTAGGAGTGAATAA
- a CDS encoding ABC transporter ATP-binding protein has translation MTRAFGGINAVKDLDLAIPKGTIYGFLGPNGCGKSTSIRMLTGLLSPTSGDIRVLGETLPGAEEKLRRRIGYMTQKFSLYDNLSVRENLEFVAQIYGLNRRQTKARLAELLSLYDLAGREKQMAGSMSGGQKQRLALAAATLHHPELLFLDEPTSAVDPENRREFWERLFDLCAQGTTILVSTHYMDEAERCHGLAILERGIKRADGSPQQLMAAMGARVIEVSGEDLRKLKQSLISDANVLSAAQIGSRLRVLVQSSIADPLAWLSPRVAGRALTEVRPSLEDVFVTCTGGRAQLTPPNGSQATTLEAQDAT, from the coding sequence ATGACCCGCGCCTTTGGCGGCATCAATGCGGTCAAAGATCTCGACTTGGCGATCCCTAAGGGCACGATTTATGGGTTTTTAGGCCCCAATGGCTGCGGCAAATCGACCTCCATTCGGATGTTGACTGGGCTGCTGAGTCCAACCTCGGGGGATATTCGGGTGCTGGGGGAAACCTTGCCCGGCGCCGAGGAAAAACTGCGCCGCCGCATTGGCTATATGACGCAAAAATTCTCCCTCTACGACAACCTGTCGGTGAGGGAAAACCTCGAGTTTGTGGCGCAAATTTATGGGTTGAATCGTCGCCAAACCAAGGCGCGTTTGGCCGAGTTATTAAGCTTGTACGATTTGGCGGGGCGCGAGAAGCAAATGGCGGGCTCCATGAGTGGCGGGCAAAAGCAGCGTCTAGCCTTAGCCGCCGCGACCTTGCATCACCCCGAGCTGTTATTTCTCGATGAGCCGACGTCGGCGGTCGACCCTGAAAATCGCCGCGAGTTTTGGGAGCGGCTGTTCGATCTCTGCGCCCAAGGCACCACGATTTTAGTCTCGACCCACTATATGGATGAGGCCGAGCGTTGCCATGGTCTGGCGATTTTAGAGCGCGGGATAAAACGCGCCGACGGCTCGCCGCAACAATTAATGGCGGCCATGGGCGCGCGGGTCATTGAAGTGTCGGGTGAGGATTTACGTAAGCTTAAACAGTCGCTTATCAGCGACGCCAACGTGTTATCGGCGGCGCAGATTGGCAGTCGTTTACGGGTATTAGTGCAAAGTTCGATTGCAGATCCGCTGGCTTGGTTAAGCCCAAGGGTTGCGGGGCGAGCACTTACCGAAGTGCGTCCAAGCCTTGAGGATGTGTTTGTCACCTGCACTGGCGGGCGTGCCCAGCTAACGCCGCCAAATGGCAGTCAGGCCACGACTTTGGAGGCTCAAGATGCTACGTAG
- a CDS encoding acetyl-CoA hydrolase/transferase family protein, protein MPAIVCQSALEAVSLIQSGETLWTHSMGATPRVLLDALATHALTLENLTLLQLHTEGAESLSHPDLRGHLRHRCFFGGVPTRPLLQSGDADYVPIFLSEVPKLFRSGEQKIDTAIIQVSPPDKHGMCSLGISVEATLAACQVAGKIIAHINPQMPRTHGDGFIHIDRFAAVYEQSASLPIHAFATGDAVSLAIGKNVAELVRDGDCLQMGIGAIPDAVLSCLTEHKDLGVHTELFSDGILQLVEKGVINNSKKRFYPGKLVTGFALGSQKLYDYVDDNPAVIFMDIEQVNDTSIIRKNPNVMAINSALQVDLSGQVCADSIGTKIYSGVGGQMDFIRGAGLSEGGRSVIALPSTASGGAISRIAPVLSPGAGVVTTRAHVHYIVTEYGAANLRGRSLRERAQALINIAHPDFREQLCRDAFEVWGLSL, encoded by the coding sequence ATGCCTGCGATTGTGTGTCAAAGTGCCCTCGAAGCGGTATCGCTCATTCAAAGTGGCGAAACCCTGTGGACCCATTCCATGGGGGCGACCCCCAGAGTCTTATTAGATGCGCTGGCAACACATGCGCTCACCCTTGAAAATCTCACCTTATTACAGCTACATACCGAAGGCGCTGAGTCCTTAAGTCATCCCGATTTGCGTGGTCATTTGCGCCATCGTTGTTTCTTTGGTGGAGTGCCGACTCGGCCGTTATTACAAAGCGGTGACGCCGACTATGTGCCGATTTTCCTCTCGGAAGTGCCTAAACTGTTCCGCAGCGGCGAGCAAAAAATCGATACCGCGATTATCCAAGTGTCGCCGCCCGACAAACACGGCATGTGTTCCTTAGGGATTTCGGTGGAGGCCACCTTAGCCGCCTGCCAAGTGGCGGGTAAAATCATCGCCCATATCAACCCGCAAATGCCCCGCACCCACGGCGATGGTTTTATTCATATCGACCGTTTCGCCGCTGTGTATGAACAGAGCGCCAGTTTACCCATCCATGCCTTTGCCACCGGCGATGCAGTGAGTTTGGCGATAGGTAAAAATGTGGCCGAATTAGTGCGTGATGGCGATTGTTTGCAGATGGGCATTGGCGCGATTCCCGATGCTGTATTGTCTTGCCTGACCGAGCACAAAGACTTAGGCGTGCATACCGAGCTATTTTCCGACGGGATTTTGCAGCTGGTCGAAAAGGGCGTGATTAACAACAGCAAGAAGCGTTTTTACCCCGGAAAACTGGTCACAGGTTTCGCCTTAGGTAGCCAGAAGTTATACGACTATGTGGATGATAATCCTGCGGTCATTTTTATGGATATCGAGCAAGTCAACGACACCTCTATTATCCGTAAAAACCCCAATGTGATGGCGATTAACTCGGCGCTGCAGGTCGATCTTTCGGGCCAAGTTTGCGCCGATTCGATAGGCACTAAGATTTATTCGGGTGTTGGCGGGCAGATGGACTTTATTCGCGGCGCGGGGTTATCCGAAGGCGGCCGCTCTGTGATTGCCTTGCCAAGTACCGCCTCGGGCGGCGCGATTTCCCGCATTGCTCCTGTGTTATCGCCCGGTGCTGGGGTCGTGACGACCCGTGCCCATGTGCATTACATAGTGACCGAGTATGGCGCGGCGAACCTGCGTGGTCGCTCCCTGCGCGAGCGGGCACAGGCCTTGATCAATATCGCTCATCCGGATTTTCGTGAGCAGCTTTGCCGCGATGCCTTCGAAGTGTGGGGATTAAGTCTCTAA
- a CDS encoding DUF4785 domain-containing protein — MQPFTLRTLSKAVSLVILAGLLGACQDESTTPEPQKEASPMYAKGLTLSAPTDSDLVDTNIAAPTLAPINTSTDYVSFITPLYGEYQASQPVLEQASQSDEYWLNVTGAELNAGVQLNLSQAGSLVRIAPRGDVSTGALMHADAVAPERVQIQRIGQTPQGKNASSPQATESLVKSLVSADALASAGLADDSSALQMSDKATAGEYRLQVSQPLVAKANYLVNVKEKGSPYQLSIKAPSAIAADAQAVGVKLALSQSDNQFAPQAKLKQADGTEQALAMVKQGDEWQALVPADLPLASSNAGLSEIEVTVQTQVDGRPVQRTVKTAFKSYVNSASIKPEVLTVWDKGVPNQVNFELNVAEAGRFGLSGVLTGTNTEGQKVAIMRTQAATWLTPESPKLKLMFDPTLIQASGLQPPFELNELELQDQGQMARLSFQANALVLSR; from the coding sequence ATGCAACCATTCACACTCCGCACCTTAAGCAAAGCGGTCAGCTTGGTCATCTTAGCTGGCCTGCTCGGTGCCTGTCAGGATGAATCGACCACGCCTGAGCCACAAAAAGAAGCCAGCCCAATGTATGCCAAGGGCTTAACCTTATCAGCGCCAACGGATAGCGATCTTGTCGATACCAATATCGCCGCGCCAACCCTCGCGCCGATTAACACCAGTACCGATTACGTCAGCTTTATCACCCCACTCTATGGCGAATACCAAGCCAGTCAGCCCGTGCTTGAGCAGGCAAGCCAGAGTGATGAGTATTGGCTTAATGTCACCGGCGCCGAGCTGAATGCTGGCGTGCAGCTTAACTTAAGCCAAGCGGGCAGCTTAGTGCGGATTGCGCCCCGCGGCGATGTCAGCACAGGCGCCTTAATGCATGCCGATGCCGTTGCCCCCGAGCGAGTGCAAATTCAGCGGATAGGCCAAACGCCGCAGGGGAAAAACGCCAGCAGCCCGCAAGCAACAGAATCTTTAGTTAAATCGCTGGTGAGCGCCGACGCCTTAGCCAGCGCGGGACTCGCCGATGATTCCAGCGCGCTGCAAATGTCTGACAAGGCCACGGCCGGAGAATATCGCCTACAAGTCAGCCAGCCCTTGGTCGCTAAGGCCAACTATCTGGTCAACGTGAAGGAAAAAGGCTCGCCCTATCAACTGAGCATCAAGGCACCCAGCGCAATTGCGGCCGATGCCCAAGCGGTTGGGGTAAAACTCGCCTTAAGCCAAAGCGATAATCAATTTGCGCCTCAGGCCAAACTCAAACAAGCCGATGGCACAGAGCAAGCGCTGGCCATGGTGAAACAGGGGGATGAATGGCAGGCTTTAGTGCCCGCAGACTTGCCCCTTGCCAGCAGCAATGCGGGGCTGAGTGAAATCGAAGTCACAGTCCAGACCCAGGTCGATGGCCGCCCAGTGCAGCGCACGGTGAAAACCGCCTTTAAGTCCTATGTGAACTCGGCCAGCATCAAGCCAGAAGTATTGACCGTGTGGGACAAAGGCGTACCTAATCAAGTCAACTTTGAGCTAAATGTCGCCGAGGCGGGACGCTTTGGTTTAAGTGGCGTGCTCACGGGCACCAATACCGAAGGCCAAAAAGTGGCGATTATGCGCACCCAAGCGGCGACTTGGTTAACGCCCGAATCCCCCAAACTCAAGCTGATGTTTGACCCAACACTTATCCAAGCCTCGGGTCTGCAACCGCCCTTTGAACTCAACGAGCTTGAGCTGCAAGACCAAGGGCAAATGGCGCGGTTAAGTTTTCAGGCCAACGCACTGGTACTTAGCCGCTAA
- a CDS encoding HlyD family secretion protein — MILTNRLTVMSVMARRLSVQRWGKMLANLLGAALLLQLTACGDESPRVLGTVERDRLTLTAPVGELINRINVVEGQQVQAGEVLLELDSTAAKARLGQRQAELKQAQAKLEEAMTGARSEDIDKARAALDGANASVKEARQNFERTQRLFKTKVLSQADLDAARAARDTSLAKQAEAEQSLRLLQNGTRSEQLEQAKAAVEAAMAGVAQEQKAFKDLSLVAARPAVVDTLPWRVGDRVAAGSQLIGLLAIEHPYVRVYLPATWLDRVKAGSKVKILVDGRAQPIAGTVRNIRSQPAYTPFYALNERDRARLMYLTDIDIAPDGQDLPTGMALEVQLP; from the coding sequence ATGATATTAACCAATAGGTTAACAGTGATGTCGGTTATGGCGCGGCGACTTTCTGTTCAAAGATGGGGCAAGATGTTGGCGAATCTTTTGGGCGCGGCATTGTTGCTGCAATTGACGGCCTGCGGTGATGAATCGCCCCGCGTGCTAGGCACAGTCGAGCGCGACAGGTTAACCCTCACCGCACCCGTGGGGGAGCTGATCAATCGGATTAATGTGGTTGAAGGCCAGCAAGTGCAGGCGGGGGAGGTGTTACTCGAGCTGGATAGCACAGCCGCCAAGGCGCGCCTTGGACAGCGTCAAGCCGAGCTTAAGCAAGCGCAGGCCAAGCTGGAAGAAGCCATGACGGGGGCCCGCTCGGAAGATATAGATAAAGCCCGCGCCGCCCTCGACGGCGCCAATGCCAGCGTGAAAGAGGCGCGGCAGAATTTTGAGCGCACGCAGCGGTTATTTAAGACTAAGGTGCTCAGCCAAGCGGATTTAGATGCGGCGCGCGCGGCGCGTGATACCAGCCTTGCCAAGCAAGCCGAAGCCGAGCAGAGCTTAAGATTGTTGCAAAACGGCACCCGTAGCGAGCAACTCGAGCAGGCCAAAGCCGCAGTTGAGGCGGCCATGGCTGGCGTGGCGCAGGAGCAAAAAGCCTTCAAGGATTTAAGCCTAGTGGCAGCAAGACCCGCAGTAGTGGATACCTTACCTTGGCGGGTGGGCGACAGGGTGGCCGCAGGTAGTCAACTTATTGGTTTATTGGCGATTGAGCATCCCTATGTGCGGGTGTATCTGCCTGCGACTTGGCTCGATAGGGTCAAGGCGGGGAGCAAAGTGAAGATCCTTGTCGATGGCCGCGCGCAGCCTATTGCAGGCACAGTGCGTAATATTCGCAGTCAACCAGCTTACACTCCTTTTTATGCCTTAAATGAACGCGATAGGGCGAGGTTGATGTATCTCACCGATATCGATATTGCGCCAGATGGGCAGGATTTACCCACGGGAATGGCCCTTGAGGTACAGCTGCCATGA
- a CDS encoding winged helix-turn-helix domain-containing protein, which translates to MSDSTFFFGEWQVNPSANSLLLGKQVKQLEPKAMDVLLFLCQNAGEVVSSDEIVSHCWPGVDTGDNPLHKIINQLRRALGDSATESRYIETIRKRGYRTLAEVRFPVGHEASATPQTWQGGSPFPGLQAYSANYADVFFGRSEQISTLLNRISQQIQFGRAFCLILGPSGSGKSSLINAGVLPNLMAANGFNGVGVVAYSSLDFADVSKGQLLTVLASAMLDWELNDTPVFEGMSADTLAAKLEQDPQSIVDICKQSLKNQTYATPRFALFIDRLEVLLSSPLFSDAERSAFIELLERLATSHAVLILSACRNDFYPLLVNYPSLMAGKARGAHFDLAPPTRTELLQMIRLPAVAANLTWEIDSDTAMPLDEMLCSDAASNPDALPMLQYTLQALYLQRSDDDKLLVSVYRTLGGIEGAIGKNAEQAISHLTEAEKASLPRILSLLVTLREDEKSITSRTARWSQLQSAAETALVQAMVDSRLFVSHLQNGEPCFSIAHEALLRRWPRATAWISEHNDSLSIKSRLQHLSQRWLSEAKHSAYLLAEGKPLKEAQSLRQNPLFDLDERETDFIAASSKRATMLRWTRRVTVALLCVLTLTSVIMSVRSIEAEKLAQQKRLAAEDLLGFMVGDFADKMRGIGRMDLLDGISNKALEYFTDFSSQDDEKYLSFDARFQHGQTLEAMGEVAYSRNKIDEARSALLAAQEKMLPLLELQPENLALLKTLGANAFWLGQLKYDVKDWAASRPFFEQYLAYSQTMYTLAPEDKDALMELSYAHNTLGSVSMKQQDFTKAQQDFEESLRLKLLALAKAPEDSQLIADVADTRSWLASAALSQGDLLSAINIHIQLQQELGKNIKQPYILDRLSASHQILSELYDYQNQIDLSLRQAQLGLEAITRALEQDPGNDIWIRQKYTLQFNLLALSNAVSSDVSNLKNLLDSDVKLNSSTKKDEIYASYFLASAKHLQRQGLTTESRYYASEAKNKFQKISKKFNQSTNFTSSLAESILLEAKTVQDEKTKIELCNTTKSLIYPILKKDKSPNFTVTYIKSLDCLGEVVNDEHLKKLLLESHITNTAF; encoded by the coding sequence ATGAGTGACAGCACATTTTTTTTTGGTGAATGGCAAGTCAATCCCAGCGCCAACAGCCTGCTCCTTGGTAAACAAGTTAAACAACTTGAACCTAAGGCGATGGATGTGTTGTTGTTTCTCTGCCAAAACGCCGGTGAAGTGGTCAGCAGCGACGAAATTGTTAGCCATTGCTGGCCAGGGGTCGACACGGGCGACAATCCACTGCACAAGATTATCAACCAGTTACGTCGCGCACTTGGCGATAGCGCCACCGAATCCCGTTACATTGAGACCATTCGCAAACGTGGCTATCGCACCTTAGCCGAGGTTCGCTTTCCCGTTGGCCACGAGGCCAGCGCCACGCCACAGACTTGGCAAGGCGGCTCGCCGTTTCCGGGCCTGCAAGCCTACAGCGCCAACTATGCCGACGTATTCTTCGGCCGCAGCGAGCAAATTAGCACGCTGCTGAATCGCATTAGCCAACAAATCCAGTTTGGCCGCGCCTTCTGCTTAATTTTGGGCCCGAGTGGCAGCGGTAAATCCTCCTTAATTAATGCCGGTGTTTTGCCTAACCTCATGGCCGCCAATGGCTTTAATGGCGTTGGGGTTGTGGCCTACAGCAGCCTCGATTTTGCCGATGTTAGCAAGGGACAACTGCTCACCGTACTGGCCAGTGCCATGCTCGACTGGGAGCTAAACGACACCCCAGTCTTTGAGGGAATGAGCGCCGATACGCTTGCCGCCAAGCTTGAACAAGATCCGCAGAGCATTGTCGATATATGTAAACAAAGCCTTAAAAATCAGACTTATGCTACACCACGCTTTGCCTTATTTATCGACAGATTAGAGGTCTTATTATCATCGCCGCTGTTTAGCGATGCCGAGCGCAGCGCCTTTATCGAGCTGTTAGAGCGTCTTGCCACTTCCCATGCAGTGTTGATTCTAAGTGCCTGTCGCAACGATTTTTATCCGCTGCTAGTCAATTACCCCAGCCTGATGGCAGGCAAAGCCCGCGGCGCCCATTTCGACTTAGCGCCGCCCACTCGCACCGAGCTGTTGCAGATGATCCGCCTGCCAGCCGTTGCCGCCAATTTAACTTGGGAAATCGATAGCGACACCGCCATGCCGCTGGATGAAATGCTCTGTAGCGATGCCGCCAGCAACCCAGATGCGCTGCCTATGCTGCAATACACCTTGCAGGCGCTGTACTTACAACGCAGCGACGACGACAAGCTATTGGTCTCTGTATATCGCACCTTGGGCGGTATCGAAGGCGCTATTGGTAAAAATGCCGAGCAGGCCATCTCCCATTTAACCGAGGCCGAAAAAGCCAGTCTGCCACGGATTTTATCCCTGTTAGTCACCCTGCGTGAGGATGAAAAATCCATCACCAGCCGCACCGCCCGCTGGTCGCAGTTGCAAAGCGCGGCCGAAACCGCCCTAGTGCAAGCCATGGTCGACAGCCGCTTATTTGTGTCCCATCTGCAAAATGGTGAGCCCTGTTTTAGCATCGCCCACGAAGCCCTGCTGCGCCGCTGGCCAAGGGCGACGGCGTGGATCAGCGAACATAACGACAGCCTTAGCATTAAGAGCCGACTACAGCATTTATCCCAGCGCTGGCTCAGCGAAGCCAAACACAGCGCCTATTTGCTGGCCGAGGGTAAACCCTTAAAAGAGGCCCAAAGCCTTAGGCAAAACCCCTTATTTGACTTAGACGAGCGGGAAACCGACTTTATTGCCGCCTCCAGCAAACGCGCCACTATGCTGCGCTGGACGAGGCGCGTTACCGTCGCCCTGCTGTGCGTACTCACCTTAACCTCAGTCATTATGAGCGTTCGCAGTATCGAAGCCGAAAAGCTGGCCCAGCAAAAACGCCTCGCCGCCGAAGATCTGCTCGGGTTTATGGTGGGTGACTTCGCCGATAAGATGCGCGGCATCGGCCGAATGGACTTACTCGACGGCATCAGCAATAAGGCATTGGAATATTTCACAGATTTCTCCAGCCAAGACGATGAGAAGTACTTAAGCTTCGATGCCCGCTTCCAGCATGGACAAACCTTAGAGGCCATGGGCGAAGTCGCCTATTCACGTAATAAAATCGATGAAGCCCGCAGCGCCCTACTCGCCGCACAGGAAAAAATGCTACCGCTGCTCGAATTGCAGCCAGAAAACTTAGCCCTGCTAAAAACCTTAGGCGCCAACGCCTTCTGGTTGGGTCAGCTTAAATATGATGTGAAAGATTGGGCGGCATCTCGCCCCTTCTTCGAGCAGTACTTAGCCTATAGCCAAACCATGTACACCCTAGCGCCCGAGGATAAAGATGCGCTGATGGAACTATCCTATGCCCATAACACCTTGGGCTCAGTGTCGATGAAGCAACAGGACTTTACTAAAGCACAGCAAGATTTTGAGGAATCATTACGATTAAAGCTCTTGGCACTGGCCAAAGCCCCCGAAGATAGCCAACTGATTGCCGATGTGGCCGATACTCGCTCTTGGTTAGCAAGTGCAGCACTCTCACAAGGGGATTTGCTATCGGCGATAAATATTCATATTCAACTTCAACAAGAGTTAGGAAAAAATATTAAACAACCATATATATTAGATAGGCTGTCAGCGAGCCATCAAATTCTAAGTGAGTTATATGATTATCAAAACCAAATCGACTTATCTCTACGTCAAGCTCAACTTGGATTAGAAGCGATTACAAGAGCATTAGAGCAGGACCCTGGGAATGATATATGGATCAGACAAAAATACACTTTGCAATTTAATCTACTTGCACTCTCAAATGCTGTTTCAAGTGATGTGTCTAACTTAAAGAATTTACTTGATTCTGATGTCAAATTAAATTCATCAACAAAAAAAGATGAGATTTACGCAAGTTATTTTCTGGCGTCAGCAAAACACTTACAGCGACAAGGACTGACTACTGAAAGCAGATATTATGCATCTGAGGCAAAAAATAAATTCCAGAAAATATCAAAAAAGTTCAACCAAAGCACAAACTTCACATCAAGTTTAGCTGAAAGCATATTATTAGAAGCAAAAACTGTTCAAGATGAAAAAACAAAGATTGAGTTATGTAATACTACGAAAAGTTTAATTTATCCAATACTCAAAAAGGATAAATCACCAAACTTCACGGTTACTTATATAAAATCACTTGACTGCCTCGGTGAAGTTGTCAATGATGAACACTTAAAAAAATTATTATTAGAATCTCATATAACTAATACAGCATTTTAA
- a CDS encoding DP-EP family protein → MLVPQGSAQFIKVNVTLENGEPVFIYTDASGEQCPGDVTITQASTVTYLLNDQTGKGLKFVGVGFVTPFDEVIDAVTISSDGLLVQLVDLDRTPGTTKFQFVLSNTANTLLVLSPDPQIINRPEN, encoded by the coding sequence ATGTTAGTACCACAAGGATCCGCTCAGTTTATTAAAGTAAACGTCACCCTAGAAAATGGTGAACCTGTATTTATCTATACCGATGCCAGCGGCGAGCAGTGCCCAGGTGATGTCACCATCACCCAAGCTAGCACTGTGACCTATTTGCTCAATGATCAAACTGGTAAAGGTTTAAAATTTGTCGGTGTGGGTTTTGTGACTCCATTCGATGAAGTTATCGATGCAGTGACCATTAGCAGCGATGGTTTGTTAGTGCAACTTGTTGACCTCGATAGAACGCCAGGCACCACTAAGTTCCAATTTGTACTGAGCAACACAGCCAATACTCTGCTGGTATTAAGCCCTGACCCACAAATTATTAACCGTCCAGAAAACTAA